A single region of the Schizosaccharomyces osmophilus chromosome 3, complete sequence genome encodes:
- the pop100 gene encoding RNase P and RNase MRP subunit Pop100 codes for MKRFGQKTQSKDTNVKRSKFADARHIQVESPALKNGAVDIKRFVESRSFEISALQDAMHRSKHSSAQRAFQALPRCLRRRAASHNIKRIPKALRDRAYYEMQLSSSATTPVTPSKQRLKRFIKRLHRKLARHGSSPKITNSGQLQTEHSTENSRIPLLPAVKLVNGKFAGRQLRKVWLPTHLWTAKRAHMMNAWGYAIPESPTEKSYRPTHRAAFCLNAIAFDMSYQPLFAITGPLRVLQETFGDCFTTGLPSAYTKTYRSFNSYVKNSQTNELLCPCLLQWHNPSEDCKTKFPIRNNGSAVQLVVRLHASAFLDAWNHLSSIAVVDDQIAMHDWRLQLASFDILGPDANVVLHDIFPDVQSSEKRTWESVSKLPTTSLPFGASIDFDAPLVNHESELRQEGNGKKKDNKESKSNEAPDSEFGLLWDKHETPSFNVFNYVQQKKDLPLNVQKDLVPVYLTHQPKWNGVTVILPWEAAKFFWQKLMFRKGVRFGGLKNLHQIAFEKKMPFFPADYPDTKSGQAYEVQRKQRNEEYWRRRPPAKRVNFENFGKNFSEIGDPFSCDWDCFRDDSHSNTIERTAQFFKRVEVRMVQRGALHDRARVYSIDHGKIDVWKKLIYDKKITAEAAEYPPCPETDALCGFVTTANFNLTAGRPSGIATIKSGVLDGESQGYCLIRNVGCSIPRLAQWKILL; via the coding sequence atgaaacgaTTTGGTCAGAAAACACAATCAAAAGATACCAATGTGAAAAGGTCGAAATTCGCCGATGCTAGACATATTCAAGTAGAATCTCCTGCGTTGAAGAATGGTGCTGTCGATATAAAACGGTTTGTAGAATCCAGGTCCTTTGAGATTTCTGCCTTACAAGATGCTATGCATCGGTCGAAACACTCAAGTGCTCAACGAGCCTTTCAAGCTCTTCCACGATGTCTGAGAAGACGTGCGGCTTCCCacaatataaaaagaatccCAAAGGCCCTACGGGATCGTGCTTATTATGAAATGCAGCTAAGTTCTTCTGCAACAACCCCCGTTACCCCTTCCAAGCAACGCCTAAAGAGATTTATAAAACGACTTCATAGAAAGTTAGCTCGCCACGGTAGTAGTCCTAAAATTACAAACTCTGGACAGCTACAAACAGAGCACTCAACTGAAAATTCTAGGATCCCATTACTGCCTGCAGTGAAGTTAGTAAACGGAAAATTTGCTGGACGGCAATTACGAAAAGTTTGGTTACCGACTCACCTTTGGACTGCCAAACGTGCCCACATGATGAACGCATGGGGTTATGCAATACCGGAGAGTCCAACTGAAAAGTCTTATCGACCTACCCACAGAGctgctttttgtttgaatgCCATTGCATTTGATATGTCTTATCAACCATTATTTGCTATTACTGGACCTCTAAGAGTTTTACAAGAAACATTTGGAGATTGCTTTACCACAGGACTACCTAGTGCATACACAAAAACTTATCGTTCGTTCAATAGTTATGTCAAAAATTCACAAACAAACGAGCTTTTATGTCCTTGTTTATTACAATGGCATAATCCTAGCGAAGATTGCAAAACTAAATTTCCGATCCGCAATAATGGAAGTGCAGTTCAACTAGTTGTCCGACTCCATGCTTCTGCTTTTTTAGATGCATGGAACCATTTATCAAGCATTGCTGTTGTAGATGATCAAATTGCTATGCACGATTGGAGATTGCAATTGGCTTCTTTTGACATTTTGGGTCCTGATGCTAATGTAGTTCTTCATGACATTTTTCCAGACGTTCAATCTtcagaaaaaagaacatgGGAATCAGTGTCTAAATTACCTACTACTTCTCTTCCATTTGGCGCATCTATCGATTTCGATGCCCCGTTGGTAAATCATGAATCTGAATTGAGACAAGAAGGAAACgggaaaaaaaaagataataaagaaagtaaaagcaATGAAGCTCCAGACAGCGAATTTGGTTTATTGTGGGACAAACATGAAACACCTTCttttaatgtttttaattatgtacaacagaaaaaagacttACCGCTGAACGTTCAAAAGGACTTAGTGCCTGTTTACTTAACCCATCAACCAAAGTGGAATGGGGTAACTGTTATATTACCTTGGGAGGCAgcgaaatttttttggcaGAAATTAATGTTTCGGAAAGGTGTACGATTTGGAGGACTGAAGAATTTACATCAAATTGCtttcgaaaaaaagatgCCTTTCTTTCCTGCTGATTATCCTGATACAAAGAGTGGTCAGGCATATGAGGTTCAACGAAAGCAACGTAACGAGGAATACTGGAGGAGACGGCCACCAGCAAAAAGAGtgaactttgaaaattttgggAAGAATTTCTCTGAGATTGGTGACCCATTTAGTTGTGATTGGGATTGCTTCCGGGATGATTCACACTCCAATACCATAGAACGAACTGCTCAGTTCTTCAAAAGAGTTGAAGTTCGAATGGTGCAAAGAGGTGCTTTACACGATCGGGCTCGAGTTTATAGTATAGATCACGGCAAAATTGATGTTTGGAAAAAACTGATTTACGACAAAAAGATAACAGCGGAGGCTGCTGAATATCCTCCTTGTCCGGAGACTGATGCATTATGTGGCTTTGTGACAACTGCAAATTTTAATCTCACTGCTGGCAGGCCTTCAGGCATCGCTACTATAAAATCTGGAGTGCTGGATGGAGAATCCCAAGGCTATTGCCTTATTCGTAATGTGGGCTGCTCTATCCCTCGATTGGCTCAATGGAAGATATTGCTTTAA
- the loz1 gene encoding DNA-binding transcription factor zf-C2H2 type, which yields MSTETPAAERTGGVQGTTSFASTNPSSKVNTTSNQQSASVPPACPYPHVVGPSFAPPNTQLNPEDVHRQPPVNNYKNNLENIVTTMPGSSVPLPQGQLDPSANNSLCCCTTVHGHPHIPPTLVNPSSAQYRLPPISTILGGSMTDPAIMAAAAASSPHYHPPNSSSADVPLPPSFLSPYNPFSYAYFLAKANEAAAVAAVHQHQPSKPADQHSQHSQHSQHSQHVDPVAQPSIPPATNPCSTVSPHQPNNGFLTFPFQPPYLPFVCPGCSQNSNSQNRLNPHSNNDEFVRCPAPSEHESFVSHTGTEAQEPANRSSSNEADPQRSENTPNRAVDMSHFGLTPEVHSSSRNGFVPENASTASQSGYPHSNGFHDAILSELSAAATLAQNNPNITGASDGKSQANKDSSAIDKRAHIARRHSNSRKSNQPSNAISSSTIRYRCTECLQGFSRPSSLKIHTYSHTGERPFVCDYVGCGKAFNVRSNMRRHQRIHGA from the coding sequence ATGTCGACGGAAACTCCTGCCGCCGAACGCACTGGTGGGGTTCAGGGCACTACCTCATTCGCTTCTACAAatccttcttccaaagtAAATACTACAAGCAATCAGCAGTCTGCTTCGGTCCCTCCTGCTTGCCCGTACCCTCATGTTGTTGGCCCTTCTTTTGCACCTCCCAACACACAGTTGAATCCCGAGGATGTCCACAGACAACCCCCAGTtaataattataaaaataatctTGAAAATATAGTCACAACAATGCCTGGTTCCTCTGTTCCTTTACCCCAAGGCCAATTGGATCCTTCAGCAAACAATTCACTCTGTTGTTGCACCACTGTTCATGGTCATCCTCACATACCCCCTACTCTGGTTAACCCTTCCTCTGCCCAGTATAGACTTCCTCCCATTTCCACCATATTGGGTGGATCCATGACAGATCCTGCGATCATGGCAGCAGCTGCCGCTTCATCTCCTCATTATCATCCTCCCAACTCTAGTTCAGCGGATGTCCCGCTGCCTccaagttttctttctccttACAACCCTTTTTCTTATGCATATTTTCTTGCAAAAGCGAATGAAGCCGCTGCCGTTGCTGCTGTACACCAGCATCAGCCTTCCAAACCCGCTGATCAGCATTCTCAGCACTCGCAACACTCACAACACTCACAACATGTCGATCCAGTTGCTCAACCCTCAATTCCTCCAGCTACAAACCCTTGCTCGACAGTCTCGCCGCATCAGCCGAATAATGGCTTTTTAacgtttccttttcaaccTCCTTATCTCCCTTTCGTTTGTCCTGGTTGCTCACAAAATTCGAATTCACAAAATCGCTTAAACCCTCATTCAAATAATGATGAATTCGTCCGTTGTCCTGCTCCTTCAGAGCACGAATCGTTCGTTTCACACACTGGAACAGAAGCACAAGAACCAGCTAATCGTTCCAGCTCAAACGAAGCAGATCCTCAACGTTCTGAGAACACTCCCAACCGAGCGGTAGACATGAGTCATTTTGGATTGACTCCTGAGGTTCATTCTTCATCTCGAAATGGGTTTGTCCCTGAAAACGCATCTACAGCCTCGCAATCAGGGTATCCACACTCAAATGGTTTTCATGATGCTATCCTTTCTGAGCTTTCTGCTGCAGCTACCCTCGCACAAAATAATCCTAATATCACTGGAGCTTCTGATGGAAAAAGCCAAGCTAATAAGGATTCTTCGGCCATTGACAAGAGAGCGCATATTGCAAGGAGACATTCAAATTCTCGTAAATCAAACCAACCAAGCAATGCAATATCAAGTTCAACTATTCGGTATCGTTGCACCGAATGTCTTCAAGGCTTCTCAAGGCCATCCAGTTTAAAGATTCATACTTATTCCCATACTGGTGAACGTCCATTTGTCTGCGATTATGTAGGTTGTGGAAAAGCCTTCAACGTTCGCAGTAATATGCGACGACATCAACGCATTCATGGTGCGTAA
- the tyw3 gene encoding wybutosine biosynthesis protein Tyw3, whose translation MDPNNQLETFDNQKEQILKELTSSLPDASPKGNPDSPIFPLLDVINSHPDWVTTSSCSGRISVYVQGLTSRKGGGYWLFVSHEPCTELPTPFDVENVDYGKVPEAPPEGSREIQFAFEPMILHVQTRSLETAQHLQRVAMSCGFRETGIQGSTNKYIVAIRTSLKIDVPIGVVDTSERIQLFVTKEYMTWLIKRTVEYFAENRRRMDRIKQQLETQLAKRLKPRRNLK comes from the coding sequence ATGGATCCCAACAATCAATTAGAAACGTTTgataatcaaaaagaacaaattcTGAAAGAATTGACTTCTTCCTTGCCGGACGCTTCTCCTAAAGGAAATCCAGATAGCCCTATTTTTCCATTACTGGATGTGATAAACTCACACCCAGATTGGGTTACGACAAGTTCGTGTTCTGGAAGAATTTCTGTCTATGTACAAGGATTAACGTCCAGAAAAGGAGGTGGTTACTGGCTTTTCGTATCTCACGAACCATGCACAGAATTGCCTACACCCTTTGACGTAGAAAATGTTGATTATGGGAAAGTGCCGGAAGCACCGCCTGAAGGATCCAGGGAGATTCAGTTTGCGTTCGAGCCGATGATTTTGCATGTCCAAACTCGATCCTTGGAGACAGCTCAGCACTTGCAACGAGTAGCGATGAGCTGTGGGTTTCGAGAGACAGGGATTCAAGGAAGCACAAATAAGTACATTGTAGCGATTCGGACGAGTCTAAAGATTGACGTTCCTATTGGAGTTGTAGACACGTCTGAAAGGATCCAATTATTTGTGACAAAAGAGTATATGACATGGCTTATTAAAAGAACAGTAGAGTATTTTGCTGAAAATCGAAGGCGAATGGATAGAATTAAGCAACAATTGGAAACACAACTTGCAAAACGATTGAAACCAAGGCGAAACCTAAAGTGA
- the ypf1 gene encoding intramembrane aspartyl protease of the perinuclear ER membrane Ypf1: MEGIILASAAIATVYIGSEWSTRETNPEEKHTINKKLAALFPVFGGLTLVGMYLILRYYGKEYIQLILQGYGSFAAAMCFLRTLNPKSTLGKSFSVLLTAAITFHYVKTKHWFTSNLLAWTLAANSISMMRIDSFATGAVLLACLFVYDIYFVFGTDVMVTVATGIDIPAKYVIPNFTKPGRFSMLGLGDIVMPGLMVSLMQRFDVHNAQTHKDKNTTTPYLKWTLFAYTLGLAITNVALYYFRAAQPALLYLSPASILAPLLTAWYRKELTSLFAFRSEEQTESDKKKDESTLENKEN; encoded by the coding sequence ATGGAAGGTATTATATTAGCCTCAGCGGCAATCGCGACTGTTTACATTGGCTCAGAATGGTCAACACGCGAAACAAATCCAGAAGAAAAGCACACGATAAATAAGAAGCTTGCAGCATTGTTCCCTGTGTTTGGCGGACTTACCCTTGTGGGTATGTATCTGATTCTTCGTTattatggaaaagaatatatCCAGCTTATTTTGCAGGGCTATGGCAGTTTTGCAGCAGCCATGTGCTTTTTGCGGACCCTGAATCCCAAGTCTACGCTCGGAAAATCGTTTAGTGTACTGTTGACAGCTGCAATTACTTTCCACTatgtaaaaacaaagcacTGGTTCACTTCCAACTTGCTTGCATGGACTCTGGCAGCCAATTCTATTAGTATGATGCGGATTGACTCTTTTGCTACTGGAGCCGTTCTTCTAGCTTGTCTGTTTGTATACGACATTTACTTCGTTTTCGGAACCGATGTCATGGTCACTGTAGCAACTGGAATCGACATTCCAGCGAAATATGTGATTCCCAATTTCACAAAGCCTGGCCGATTCTCTATGCTTGGCTTGGGTGATATCGTTATGCCCGGTCTTATGGTCAGTTTGATGCAACGTTTCGACGTTCACAATGCGCAAACACACAAGGATAAGAATACCACTACCCCCTACTTAAAATGGACCCTTTTTGCTTACACTTTAGGACTTGCTATCACCAACGTCGCCTTATACTATTTCCGTGCTGCTCAACCAGCACTCCTCTACCTTAGCCCTGCCTCTATCCTAGCACCTCTGTTGACTGCTTGGTACCGCAAAGAGCTAACTTCTTTATTTGCCTTTCGCAGTGAAGAGCAGACAGAATCcgataaaaaaaaagatgagtCTACTCtagaaaacaaggaaaattaA
- a CDS encoding mitochondrial thioredoxin-related protein: MFGLTTKRILTLFARKRNTVIEEKLTEFMILGERTNNKQFRYQLQVEMDPPTQDQMSFLLNSIQKEQSHLLISGATSVQDALNKYQSDFRTFRRPCLVDWDNGKVSPYSLLLQTRDLKELL, translated from the coding sequence ATGTTTGGTTTAAcgacaaaaagaatattgACCCTTTTCGCTCGAAAGCGTAATACAGtaattgaagaaaaacttaCAGAATTCATGATTCTTGGTGAAAGAActaataataaacaatttcgATACCAATTGCAAGTCGAAATGGATCCTCCTACCCAAGATCAAATGAGTTTCTTGCTAAATAGTATACAGAAGGAACAAAGCCATTTACTAATTTCGGGAGCTACTTCTGTTCAGGATgcattaaataaatatcaaAGTGATTTCCGAACTTTTCGACGTCCTTGTCTTGTCGACTGGGACAATGGAAAAGTAAGTCCTTATTCCTTACTTCTACAAACTCGGGATCTGAAAGAATTACTGTGA
- the mal2 gene encoding CENP-O-like protein Mal2, translating to MHRMSSKDHDDQDTLTEEISSLELKRQTLFARLKHLEEENLSNKKKSLDPIKIFTQQPFQAPSLNFERLSGISFFIPHDPEEQSRKKLLVKDPKNFHIGSAPLIPLLGVRFDFMMHPMQTMFPSPTSDSSFQYVPVNGNTFEAPHYIIFRVFEDALSLYKYTIPNFFRLDAWADDYLTSKHPDRLRLFLWRVHKLLTAHACRKNLLSQLNDTFQEHASIQISADLTYTHVEINIQDQWKARFFCFMDSTRIQRCQIFECRPTWHRDYTMEATLLSEDVWLDILHRKIKTFV from the coding sequence CCTTGACGGAGGAAATTTCATCGTTAGAGCTGAAACGTCAAACCTTGTTTGCGCGACTCAAACACTTGGAGGAAGAAAACTTgtccaacaaaaaaaaatcccTTGATCCAATCAAGATTTTCACCCAACAACCTTTTCAAGCTCCTTCTCTCAACTTTGAACGTCTCTCGggcatttcctttttcattcctcATGACCCAGAAGAGCAAtctagaaaaaaattgcttgtaaaagatccaaaaaattttcaCATTGGTTCTGCCCCTTTGATTCCTCTCTTGGGTGTCCGGTTTGATTTTATGATGCATCCCATGCAAACCATGTTTCCTTCTCCAACCTCCGATTCTTCCTTCCAATACGTCCCTGTCAATGGAAACACCTTTGAAGCTCCTCATTACATTATTTTCCGTGTTTTTGAGGACGCCCTTTCCCTTTACAAATACACCATCCCAAACTTTTTTCGTCTAGACGCCTGGGCCGACGACTATTTGACCTCAAAGCACCCTGATCGACTGCGTCTCTTTCTCTGGAGAGTTCATAAATTACTTACTGCCCATGCTTGCCGAAAAAATCTACTTTCGCAACTCAACGACACTTTTCAAGAACACGCTTCTATACAAATCTCCGCTGATTTGACTTACACTCACGTTGAAATCAACATACAAGATCAATGGAAGGCCAgattcttttgctttatgGACTCGACCCGCATCCAACGTTGTCAAATCTTTGAATGCCGTCCTACATGGCACAGGGATTACACTATGGAAGCAACTCTCCTTTCTGAGGATGTATGGTTAGATATTTTACatagaaaaatcaaaacattCGTCTAA
- a CDS encoding zf-CCHC type zinc finger protein, ZCCHC9-like protein, implicated in mRNA splicing → MARITNMGKRKKFLEATPYEAKPVEAAKDVKPNENGDAFIGESEKKTNNRTGSKPDQQQRKGRSEHRRIKRQNMRYKDKFCFACRKPGHIVQNCPEAKSDVSICFRCGSKDHSLNACPKKGPLKFAVCFICHGKGHLAGQCEKNPHGLYPKGGGCKLCGSVHHYVKDCDQVRKEDVNHGHVLATAGTTGADEDVYHEYAREVTKPAAPKPSSKPVKKTVTF, encoded by the coding sequence ATGGCGCGAATCACAAACATGGGTAAGAGGAAAAAGTTCTTGGAGGCGACACCTTATGAAGCCAAACCAGTTGAAGCTGCGAAAGATGTCAAGCCAAATGAAAACGGTGATGCCTTCATTGGAGAgtctgaaaagaaaacgaacaACCGAACAGGTTCGAAACCGGATCAACAACAGCGAAAGGGCCGTTCAGAGCATCGCAGAatcaaaagacaaaatatGAGATATAAGGACAAGTTTTGCTTTGCATGCAGAAAACCAGGCCACATAGTGCAAAACTGCCCTGAGGCGAAATCGGACGTCTCCATATGTTTCCGCTGTGGAAGCAAAGATCATTCTTTGAATGCCTGTCCCAAAAAGGGACCGTTGAAGTTTGCGGTTTGCTTTATTTGCCACGGAAAAGGACATTTGGCTGGTCAATGCGAGAAGAATCCCCACGGTCTGTACCCTAAAGGGGGTGGTTGCAAGCTTTGTGGATCTGTACATCATTATGTTAAGGACTGTGATCAAGTACGCAAGGAAGATGTCAATCACGGACATGTTTTGGCTACTGCAGGTACTACAGGCGCTGATGAAGATGTCTATCACGAATATGCAAGGGAAGTCACCAAGCCCGCTGCACCAAAACCATCTTCCAAACCAGTAAAGAAGACGGTTACATTTTGA